The following coding sequences lie in one Cloeon dipterum chromosome 1, ieCloDipt1.1, whole genome shotgun sequence genomic window:
- the ClpP gene encoding ATP-dependent Clp protease proteolytic subunit has product MSLPGKIAFGLTRGRWPLSGLLVAAGLHTSSSSRMLVPIVIEQTGRGERAYDIYSRLLKERIICVMGPIHDEMSSLVVAQLLFLQSESSKKPVHMYINSPGGSVTAGLGIYDTMQYVLPPIATWCVGQACSMASLLLASGSPGMRHSLPNARIMIHQPSGGAQGQATDIQIQAEEIIKIKKQINGLYVKHTGLSLQTIEASMERDKFMSPVEAKEFGILDTILNHPPKMGVGLPEGGEGKN; this is encoded by the exons ATGAGTTTGCCTGGCAAAATTGCATTCGGATTGACGCGTGGCCGCTGGCCGCTCAGTGGCCTCTTGGTGGCCGCCGGCTTGCACACGAGCTCGAGCAGCAGAATGCTCGTACCAATTGTGATCGAGCAGACGGGACGAGGAGAAAGGGCTTATGACATTTACTCCCGGCTTCTCAAGGAACGAATTATTTGTGTCATGGGTCCA ATTCATGATGAGATGTCCTCATTAGTTGTGGCACAGCTCCTCTTTCTTCAGTCGGAAAGCAGCAAGAAACCAGTGCATATGTATATCAACAG CCCTGGAGGAAGTGTGACTGCAGGACTTGGAATTTACGACACAATGCAATACGTTCTTCCACCAATTGCGACTTGGTGTGTCGGGCAAGCCTGCAGCATGGCTAGTTTGCTTCTTGCTTCTGGCTCCCCTGGCATGCGACACTCTCTTCCCAATGCCAGAATTATGATTCATCAACCATCTGGTGGTGCTCAG GGGCAAGCCACtgatattcaaattcaagctGAAGAGATCATCAAAATTAAGAAGCAGATCAATGGTCTCTATGTGAAGCACACTGGACTCTCTTTACAAACGATTG AGGCGAGCATGGAAAGAGACAAATTCATGTCTCCTGTAGAAGCAAAAGAATTTGGAATCCTTGATACAATCTTAAACCACCCCCCAAAAATGGGCGTCGGGCTGCCAGAGGGCGGCGAGGGTAAAAACTGA
- the LOC135934140 gene encoding trafficking protein particle complex subunit 13: MEAREKNEHPLSLKVMRLTRPSLFSSMVVTCEQGDVPGNLFTNDLKKDLTAVTGSETLAVGQFLLLPQSFGNLYLGETFSSYVCVQNNSSVTVKDVAVKSDLQTSSQKVSLSAIRAPQELQPRHTVDEVIHHEVTELGTHILVCEVSYTSTAGLAKSFRKFFKIQVLNPLNVKTNFYNAESDDVYLEAQVQNMTAGPICLEKVQLESSTAFTVRSLNQVNGRSVFGSVNVVQPQACRQFLYCLSPKPSLASATNIGKLDIVWRSNLGERGRLQTSQLQRMIPEYRDVRITVIELPNMVYIEEPFTFTCKLFNTSGRKMELTLNLHTTTPCNLVWADISGKLLGTLEAAASKELTLTAVPLATGLHNISGIQLKDSLNKKTYDYDELAQVFVVQKPVAQ, from the exons ATGGAggctagagaaaaaaatgagcatCCACTTTCCTTGAAAG TGATGAGGTTGACTCGGCCAAGTTTGTTTAGTTCTATGGTCGTGACTTGTGAGCAAGGAGACGTTCCAGGAAATTTGTTCACAAATGATCTTAAAAAGGACCTGACAGCTGTCACAGGCTCGGAAACACTCGCTGTAGGacaatttttactgctgcCGCAGAGTTTCGG gAATCTTTATTTGGGTGAGACATTTTCAAGCTATGTTTGTGTCCAGAACAACAGCTCTGTCACTGTCAAGGATGTTGCAGTCAAG tcTGACCTACAAACAAGCTCTCAAAAGGTATCTTTATCAGCTATTCGCGCTCCTCAAGAACTTCAGCCAAGACACACTGTTGATGAAGTGATTCATCATGAAGTTACGGAATTAGGAACTCACAt tcttGTCTGTGAAGTGAGCTACACAAGCACTGCAGGTCTGGCAAAATCATTCcgaaaattcttcaaaatacAAGTGCTAAACCCACTGAACGTCAAAACCAATTTCTACAATGCAGAG tctgATGATGTATACTTAGAAGCACAAGTCCAAAACATGACTGCGGGACCAATTTGCTTGGAGAAAGTGCAACTTGAATCTTCAACAGCTTTTActg TTCGATCACTTAATCAAGTAAACGGTCGGTCAGTTTTCGGATCTGTGAATGTTGTTCAGCCGCAAGCATGCCGCCAGTTTCTTTATTGCCTCAGTCCCAAACCATCATTGGCAAGCGCAACAAACATCGGCAAACTGGACATTGTGTGGCGGTCCAACCTAGGTGAGAGGGGCCGGCTGCAGACTAGTCAGCTACAAAGAATG ATTCCTGAATATAGAGATGTGAGAATTACTGTGATCGAACTGCCGAATATGGTTTATATTGAAGAGCCGTTCACATTTACGTGCAAACTTTTCAACACAAG CGGGAGGAAAATGGAGCTTACTTTGAATCTCCACACGACAACGCCTTGTAACCTTGTTTGGGCAGACATTTCTGGCAAGCTGCTCGGAACTCTTGAGGCTGCTGCATCAAAAGAACTGACTCTCACTGCGGTCCCATTGGCTACTGGTTTACAT AATATTTCTGGAATCCAGCTCAAAGACAGCCTAAACAAAAAGACATACGACTACGATGAGCTTGCTCAAGTATTTGTGGTTCAAAAACCAGTCGCGCAGTAa
- the mRpL39 gene encoding large ribosomal subunit protein mL39 → MNSLRNIVQLRKLSNLPGASLASRITRVEEEPKPLTEKQILERKRNGIFTAEQKRQREAVGRIEKIEVQYRGVPEEVTLLMNKNISTPYECARHMSETLAGTSALARVNGKLWDMHRPLDADCELNLLTMKDSDPFHANKAFWRSCSMMLGAVVQIAFKDKVRVDLHSFPSPNVKSGSFVYDVQLDLDEWNPTPDELKVLSAQFVNLAREEFKFERLAVDAEVAEDVLFQNPHKLEQIPQIATQLADDNKITLYRIGSHIDISRGPMLGDTGFIGRATVASVHKLDSDIKNLYRFQGVALPKGFILNHFAYSILESRAAKLNKAWIPGKQSL, encoded by the exons atgaatagcTTAAGAAATATTGTGCAACTTCGGAAGCTTTCAAACCTGCCTGGCGCCTCTTTAGCCTCAAGGATAACGCGAGTTGAAGAAG aACCGAAGCCCCTTACTGAAAAGCAGATATTGGAGAGAAAACGGAATGGAATTTTCACTGCTGAGCAAAAACGGCAAAGAGAGGCTGTGGGTCGTATCGAGAAAATTGAAGTTCAGTATCGAGGTGTCCCTGAAGAAGTCACCTTGttgatgaacaaaaatatttccacgcCTTATGAGTGTGCAAGAC ATATGTCTGAAACCCTTGCTGGAACATCTGCTTTGGCCCGGGTAAACGGCAAATTGTGGGACATGCATCGGCCTCTTGATGCAGACTGTGAACTCAACTTGCTTACCATGAAAGATTCAGACCCCTTTCACGCGAATAAAGCCTTCTGGAGAAGTTGTTCCATGATGCTTGGAGCAGTTGTCCAGATTGCATTTAAGGATAAAGTCAGGGTGGATTTGCACAGTTTTCCATCTCCCAATG TTAAATCAGGCAGTTTCGTCTATGATGTGCAACTGGACCTGGATGAGTGGAATCCTACGCCA GATGAGCTAAAGGTGCTTTCTGCCCAATTTGTAAATCTAGCTAGGGAAGAATTTAAGTTTGAGAGACTTGCCGTGGACGCTGAAGTTGCTGAGGatgtattatttcaaaaccccCACAAGTTGGAGCAAATTCCTCAGATTGCAACCCAGCTGGCTGATG ACAACAAAATTACTTTGTATCGGATCGGCTCCCACATTGATATCAGCAGAGGACCTATGTTAGGTGACACTGGCTTCATTGGAAGAGCTACAGTCGCGTCTGTACACAAGTTGGATTCGgatataaaaaatctttacaGATTCCAGGGTGTTGCTCTACCAAAGGGATTTATT ctgaaCCACTTTGCATACAGCATACTGGAAAGCAGGGCTGCTAAACTG AACAAAGCGTGGATTCCTGGCAAGCAGTCGTTGTAG
- the LOC135945043 gene encoding protein shisa-5-like, whose product MQRFLYLTLVLVVLQAIQIGVSGKMNCEADTGTSRKIIKFLDPNTLTCPPLIDDDERYCCIRPSENYPSYYCCDAQEYVEQTGIGFMLCLLIALIVAGMIMCCVCCLCCPCCCWYKRRNQGAVYNTVVGGPQAAAPPVPLHAPQSGVFQQQQPYPIYPPQGYPQQYPMLPQQSVPLLNPQGGYAPAVPPHGNQYPPAVPPHAQPMPPPYSEEKDASYSRQAPYNPNF is encoded by the exons ATGCAACGTTTCCTTTACCTGACGCTGGTCCTGGTGGTCCTTCAGGCTATCCAGATCGGAG tGTCCGGCAAGATGAATTGCGAGGCTGATACAGGGACCTCACGCAAAATCATCAAGTTTCTTGACCCAAACACGCTGACCTGTCCACCTCTGATAGATGACGATGAAAGATACTGCTGCATCAGACCATCAGAAAACTATCCATCCTATTATTGCTGCGACGCGCAGGAATACGTGGAACAAACTGG AATCGGATTCATGCTGTGCTTGCTGATTGCACTGATTGTGGCGGGGATGATCATGTGCTGCGTGTGCTGCCTGTGCTGTCCTTGTTGCTGCTGGTACAAGAGGCGAAATCAGGGAGCTGTGTACAACA CCGTCGTAGGTGGGCCGCAGGCGGCAGCGCCCCCCGTCCCCCTGCACGCTCCACAGTCGGGCGTCTTCCAACAGCAGCAACCATACCCAATATATCCTCCACAAGGCTATCCGCAGCAGTACCCAATGTTGCCTCAGCAAAGCGTGCCATTGTTGAACCCTCAGGGTGGTTACGCGCCCGCCGTTCCTCCGCATGGAAACCAATATCCTCCAGCAGTTCCTCCTCACG cccAACCAATGCCACCACCATACTCTGAAGAGAAGGACGCTTCATACTCCCGCCAGGCACCATACAAcccaaacttttaa
- the lft gene encoding protein limb expression 1 homolog isoform X1, with protein sequence MGAWRRCNQCSQCPMRAPASRPPVSDMQPGCKGPPPPAPRPAPDARAKQVLKEAVEAVVNSFAKHTQGYGRVNVVEALQEFWQMKHARGAELRNGALVIYESVPASSPPYVCYVTLPGGSCFGSFQNCPTKAEARRSAAKIALMNSVFNEHPSRRISDDFIEKAVAEARASFKGDPEEADNPNTGIGAFRFMLEANKGRTMLEFQELMTVFQLLHWNGSLKAMRERQCSRQEVVAHYSNRALDDDMRSQMALDWLAREHENQGALSRELGLAERELQAARLAGRELRFPKEKKDILMLAHSQLSGGT encoded by the exons ATGGGCGCGTGGCGGCGCTGCAATCAGTGCAGTCAGTGTCCAATGCGGGCCCCGGCGAGTCGTCCGCCGGTGTCCGACATGCAGCCCGGGTGCAaggggccgccgccgccagcccCCAGGCCGGCCCCCGACGCCAGAGCCAAGCAGGTGCTGAAGGAGGCCGTGGAGGCGGTTGTCAACAGCTTTGCCAAGCATACGCAGGGCTACGGCAGAG TGAACGTGGTAGAGGCTCTGCAGGAATTTTGGCAAATGAAGCATGCGCGGGGCGCCGAATTGCGGAACGGCGCTCTTGTCATTTACGAATCGGTGCCAGCATCGAGTCCGCCCTACGTGTGCTACGTCACCCTGCCAGGAGGCTCGTGCTTTGGCAGCTTCCAG AACTGTCCAACGAAGGCTGAGGCGCGCAGAAGTGCGGCCAAAATCGCGCTAATGAACTCTGTGTTCAACGAACACCCGTCACGACGAATCTCGGATGACTTCATCGAGAAGGCGGTGGCCGAAGCGAGGGCGTCCTTCAAG GGCGACCCGGAGGAGGCGGACAACCCGAACACTGGCATCGGCGCGTTTCGCTTCATGCTAGAGGCGAACAAGGGCCGCACGATGCTCGAGTTCCAGGAACTGATGACCGTGTTCCAGCTGCTGCACTGGAACGGCAGCCTGAAGGCGATGCGCGAGCGGCAGTGTTCGCGGCAAGAGGTGGTGGCCCACTACTCGAACCGCGCCCTCGACGACGACATGCGCTCTCAGATGGCCCTCGACTGGCTGGCGCGCGAACACGAGAACCAGGGCGCCCTGAGCCGCGAACTGGGCCTGGCCGAGCGCGAACTGCAGGCGGCCAGACTGGCCGGACGCGAGCTGCGCTTCCCCAAGGAGAAGAAGGACATCCTGATGCTCGCGCACAGCCAGCTCAGCGGCGGCACCtag
- the lft gene encoding protein limb expression 1 homolog isoform X2, giving the protein MSCDTQPFLPAPWSTPKHHRLDNFHQDRVNVVEALQEFWQMKHARGAELRNGALVIYESVPASSPPYVCYVTLPGGSCFGSFQNCPTKAEARRSAAKIALMNSVFNEHPSRRISDDFIEKAVAEARASFKGDPEEADNPNTGIGAFRFMLEANKGRTMLEFQELMTVFQLLHWNGSLKAMRERQCSRQEVVAHYSNRALDDDMRSQMALDWLAREHENQGALSRELGLAERELQAARLAGRELRFPKEKKDILMLAHSQLSGGT; this is encoded by the exons ATGTCGTGCGACACGCAGCCCTTTCTGCCGGCCCCTTGGTCCACCCCTAAGCACCACCGTCTTGACAACTTCCACCAGGACAGGG TGAACGTGGTAGAGGCTCTGCAGGAATTTTGGCAAATGAAGCATGCGCGGGGCGCCGAATTGCGGAACGGCGCTCTTGTCATTTACGAATCGGTGCCAGCATCGAGTCCGCCCTACGTGTGCTACGTCACCCTGCCAGGAGGCTCGTGCTTTGGCAGCTTCCAG AACTGTCCAACGAAGGCTGAGGCGCGCAGAAGTGCGGCCAAAATCGCGCTAATGAACTCTGTGTTCAACGAACACCCGTCACGACGAATCTCGGATGACTTCATCGAGAAGGCGGTGGCCGAAGCGAGGGCGTCCTTCAAG GGCGACCCGGAGGAGGCGGACAACCCGAACACTGGCATCGGCGCGTTTCGCTTCATGCTAGAGGCGAACAAGGGCCGCACGATGCTCGAGTTCCAGGAACTGATGACCGTGTTCCAGCTGCTGCACTGGAACGGCAGCCTGAAGGCGATGCGCGAGCGGCAGTGTTCGCGGCAAGAGGTGGTGGCCCACTACTCGAACCGCGCCCTCGACGACGACATGCGCTCTCAGATGGCCCTCGACTGGCTGGCGCGCGAACACGAGAACCAGGGCGCCCTGAGCCGCGAACTGGGCCTGGCCGAGCGCGAACTGCAGGCGGCCAGACTGGCCGGACGCGAGCTGCGCTTCCCCAAGGAGAAGAAGGACATCCTGATGCTCGCGCACAGCCAGCTCAGCGGCGGCACCtag